The Proteiniborus ethanoligenes genomic interval ATGCTAAAGCCTGGTGTGAAAAACGCAGTTAATCCCACTACTATTGCAGTTACAATTACTCTAACTATCATTTCTGTAATGTTAAAATCATTATTTCTTGTTTTTTCATTATCTGGCATTTTAAAATCCCTCCTCATGAGTATTTTGTCTTTTTTATAAAAAATTATACATTTTCTATAACTAATAGGGAAGTTCTACGTTAATTTTTTATATTGTTATTTTTACTTACTTAGTATATTATATTTTATAATGGATATAATTTTATCCAACATATTTATTTAATGTGATTTTAATCACGTATTTTATTTAAATTTATGGTATTATAATAATACTAAATAGAATTAAGGAGGAATTTTTACATGGCTATAAATAAAGATATGCTTATTGGACAGCTTTTAAGAGAAAAGCCAGAATCTGTTGAAACTCTTTTAAGATTTGGTATGGGATGCGTTGGATGTCCATCTTCTCAAATGGAATCTTTAGAACAAGCAGCTATGGTACATGGTATAGATCTTGATAAGTTAATGGCTGAATTAAACAAATAACCTTGGCATTTGCCAAGGTTTTTTATGTTTATTATTATAGGATTTGTTCTAGTCTAGCTTTATCAAAGCCTACCATTTCTTCTTCATTTACTATAATTACAGGTACTGCCATATATCCCTTCTGCATTAATTCTTTCCTTGCACTAGGATCTGTTTGAATATTTTTCTCAGTATAGCTTACGCCTTTCTCCGAAAGGTACTGCTTTGCAGTTGTACAATGTGGTCAAGTGTTGCTTGTGTATATAGTTACATTTGCCATTATAAAACCTCCTCTTATAGAAACAATCTATTTGTTTTATTTTATGTATAGATTATTTTTATAATACCCAGGAGAAATCTTTTTTAAACCTATAAAGCAAAAAGAAATTAATTATGTGATATATGTTCTAAGCCTTGATTAAATAATTGGACCACATGCTCATCATCTAGGGAATATATTGCATGTTTTCCTTCCTTTTTGAATTTAACAAGTCTTAAGCCTCTAAGTACTCTTAATTGATGAGATATGGCTGATTGACTCATATTAAGTATGGCCGATATATCGTAAACACA includes:
- a CDS encoding ArsR/SmtB family transcription factor, translating into MKRLDLEQEWLCKTPEVDEEAVESIKKDMLSDDTIISLSEVFKALGDPTRLNIIYLLSKHNLCVYDISAILNMSQSAISHQLRVLRGLRLVKFKKEGKHAIYSLDDEHVVQLFNQGLEHISHN
- a CDS encoding glutaredoxin family protein: MANVTIYTSNTUPHCTTAKQYLSEKGVSYTEKNIQTDPSARKELMQKGYMAVPVIIVNEEEMVGFDKARLEQIL
- a CDS encoding DUF1858 domain-containing protein, which produces MAINKDMLIGQLLREKPESVETLLRFGMGCVGCPSSQMESLEQAAMVHGIDLDKLMAELNK